In a genomic window of Physeter macrocephalus isolate SW-GA chromosome 14, ASM283717v5, whole genome shotgun sequence:
- the EMILIN3 gene encoding EMILIN-3 has protein sequence MGRRRLPVWLCAVAALLSGAQAKGTPLLARPAPPGASRYSLYTTGWRPRLRPGPHKALCAYIVHRNVTCVLQEGADNYIKAEYRQCGWGPKCPGTVTYRTVLRPKYKVGYKTVTDLAWRCCPGLAGEGCPEHLTDHAATPPQPEPEPQVPSGQVGPGPRPLPSSRAASSPHGRKGPGLFGERLERLEGDVQRLAQAYGTLSGLVASHEDPNRVTGGPNAPAAPVGFGVIPEGFVNPRDRAGGPLTPPLDEILSKVTEVSNTLRTKVQLLDEVHGLALGHEAHLQRLREAPPSPLTSLVLLDEYVDRRLHRLWGSLLDGFEQKLQGVQNACDLRVQEVRQQFEEGQAASRRLHQSLDGRELALRRELSQLGTQLQGLGVAGRGSCCGQLALISTRVDSLERKLQAVTEAQRGHSPPDGNDLTRLSAAMLEGGVDGLLEGLETVNSTEGGARGCCLGTEEGGWGVRGSHTTLEERVQRLEERLLTLAGEPSHDSAPAGSSARPLVQTELAVLEQRLVSLEASCTPRTTLAILDNLVAEVKAWQSQSEALLRQVASHAALLQQLNGTVAEVQGQLAEATGSSLQGEITLLKVNLNSVSKSLTGLSDSVSQYSDALLAANTSLDERERKVEAEVHAIQEQVGSQGSWLRAGHRQVLSLRGQLEQLKAGVASVAGGLSRCQDTAQELQLAVGHFDQRVAQVEGTCGRLGLLAAGLDSLAAESLGPREGLWDHVDQLNRTLAQHAKDIARLRDDLLDCRAQLAEQVRAGQAD, from the exons ATGGGTCGCCGCCGCCTGCCGGTCTGGCTGTGCGCCGTCGCGGCGCTGCTCTCGGGGGCGCAGGCCAAGGGCACCCCGCTCCTCGCGCGGCCCGCGCCGCCCGGTGCCTCCCGCTACAGCCTCTACACGACGGGATGGCGCCCGCGGCTGCGCCCGGGGCCGCACAA GGCCCTCTGTGCCTACATTGTACACAGGAATGTGACCTGTGTCCTACAGGAGGGAGCGGATAACTACATAAAGGCTGAATACCGGCAGTGTGGATGGGGGCCCAAGTGCCCCGGGACAGTCAC GTACCGCACAGTGCTCAGACCCAAATACAAGGTGGGCTACAAGACAGTGACGGACCTCGCCTGGCGTTGCTGCCCCGGCCTCGCTGGAGAAGGCTGCCCCGAGCATCTCACGGACCACGCGGCCACCCCACCTCAGCCGGAGCCTGAGCCCCAGGTTCCCTCGGGGCAGGTGGGCCCAGGACCCAGGCCCCTTCCTTCTAGCAGAGCAGCCTCCAGTCCCCACG gAAGGAAAGGCCCAGGGCTGTTTGGTGAACGGCTGGAACGCCTGGAGGGTGATGTCCAGCGCCTGGCACAAGCCTATGGTACCCTCAGTGGCCTGGTAGCCAGCCACGAAGACCCCAACAGGGTGACTGGTGGCCCCAACGCTCCTGCTGCCCCTGTGGGCTTTGGGGTAATCCCCGAGGGGTTTGTGAACCCCAGAGACAGAGCTGGAGGACCACTCACTCCTCCTCTGGATGAGATCCTGAGCAAGGTGACAGAGGTGAGCAACACACTCCGGACCAAGGTGCAACTGCTGGACGAGGTGCATGGACTGGCCCTCGGCCACGAGGCTCACCTGCAGCGGCTGCGGGAGGCCCCCCCATCTCCGCTCACCTCCCTGGTGCTGCTGGACGAGTATGTGGACCGACGGCTGCACCGACTCTGGGGGAGCCTGCTGGATGGCTTCGAGCAGAAGCTGCAGGGTGTCCAGAATGCGTGCGACCTACGGGTGCAGGAGGTGCGGCAGCAGTTCGAGGAGGGCCAGGCGGCCAGCCGGAGGCTGCACCAGAGCCTGGATGGCCGGGAGCTGGCCCTGCGCCGGGAGCTCTCACAGCTGGGTACCCAGCTGCAGGGCTTGGGCGTGGCTGGCAGGGGCAGCTGCTGTGGCCAGCTGGCCTTGATCAGCACCCGCGTGGACAGCCTTGAGAGGAAGCTGCAGGCAGTGACCGAGGCCCAAAGGGGCCACAGCCCCCCCGATGGGAATGACCTCACGCGGCTCTCTGCTGCCATGCTCGAGGGGGGCGTGGATGGGCTGCTGGAGGGCTTGGAGACCGTCAACAGCACAGAGGGTGGAGCCAGGGGCTGCTGTCTGGGGACGGAGGAGGGGGGCTGGGGTGTGCGTGGCTCCCACACCACGCTGGAAGAGCGTGTGCAGAGGCTGGAGGAACGCCTGCTGACGCTGGCTGGGGAGCCGAGCCATGATAGCGCTCCTGCAGGCAGCTCGGCGCGGCCCCTCGTGCAGACGGAGCTGGCCGTGCTGGAACAACGGCTGGTTTCACTGGAGGCCTCGTGTACCCCTAGGACCACCTTAGCCATCCTGGACAATCTCGTGGCCGAAGTGAAGGCCTGGCAGAGCCAAAGCGAGGCCCTCCTACGCCAGGTGGCCAGCCATGCGGCCCTGCTTCAGCAGCTCAATGGCACTGTGGCTGAGGTCCAGGGACAGCTGGCAGAAGCAACGGGCAGCTCCCTCCAAGGCGAGATCACCCTGCTCAAGGTCAATCTGAACTCTGTGAGCAAGTCGCTCACGGGCCTCAGTGACTCTGTCAGCCAGTATTCTGATGCCCTCTTGGCTGCCAACACATCGCTGGATGAGCGGGAACGCAAGGTGGAGGCTGAGGTCCACGCCATCCAGGAGCAAGTCGGCAGCCAAGGCTCGTGGCTTCGGGCCGGCCACAGGCAGGTCCTGAGCCTGCGGGGGCAGCTGGAGCAACTCAAGGCCGGCGTGGCCAGTGTGGCTGGCGGGCTGAGCCGCTGCCAGGACACAGCCCAGGAACTGCAGCTCGCGGTGGGCCACTTCGACCAGAGGGTGGCGCAAGTGGAAGGTACCTGTGGGAGGCTGGGCCTGCTGGCTGCGGGCCTGGACAGCTTGGCGGCTGAGTCCCTTGGGCCCAGGGAGGGTCTGTGGGACCACGTGGACCAGCTGAACCGCACGCTGGCCCAGCACGCAAAGGACATCGCCCGCCTCCGGGATGACCTGCTGGACTGCCGGGCCCAGCTGGCCGAGCAGGTCCGGGCAGGGCAGGCCGACTAG